Proteins encoded by one window of Nitrincola iocasae:
- a CDS encoding methyl-accepting chemotaxis protein, whose product MLTQLNVVTRLIILSVFPILVIIASFTLAVNDMRLLNQNTHSLFENAVVPLRQLKITSDAFAVTGADAFQKFRAGVILEPELRAEIEAAEKEGQEAWALFLESEMSDAEQALVSQTETHLQTVLNTQNDFLEKAASGHLRLMALPTFNTSLFGAYDPLSETLNELIDYQLNAAATLRDQADAQYQNDRNMLFIVGILAVVISSLLAWRISLSIQRPIRKLVDVVSEIGTNSNLTLRAPVEGKDELAKLGTQFNTMMAHFQQLIRNLGNATDQLAAAAEEMSAISTQVSGGARNQEQQTTMIATAINEMTAAIAEVATNAQNASTSAEQANELSTAGMERSSQTRTAIESLASSIESSAERIGNLNEQADKITEVLDVIESIAEQTNLLALNAAIEAARAGDAGRGFAVVADEVRNLAGNTQQSTERIQKSISDLQSVAKESVKEMQKSTQAARDGVDNARANGETFEAMSAAVSTILDMNVQISSATEEQTAVANDINQNVHNVAQIVSEVVSGADQTAEASQQLAELAQRLKAEVEQFKV is encoded by the coding sequence ATGCTGACTCAGCTGAACGTAGTAACTCGACTGATCATTCTCAGCGTTTTCCCAATACTCGTAATCATTGCAAGTTTCACTTTAGCAGTGAACGACATGCGCCTGCTTAATCAGAATACACACAGCCTCTTTGAGAATGCCGTCGTTCCCCTTCGCCAGTTAAAAATAACATCCGATGCTTTTGCCGTTACCGGAGCCGATGCTTTTCAGAAATTTCGCGCGGGCGTTATTCTGGAACCTGAATTGCGTGCCGAAATTGAAGCTGCCGAAAAAGAAGGCCAGGAAGCCTGGGCACTGTTTCTTGAAAGCGAGATGAGTGACGCTGAACAAGCGCTCGTCAGCCAAACCGAAACACATCTGCAAACAGTATTGAATACACAGAATGATTTTCTGGAAAAGGCCGCCTCAGGCCACCTGCGCCTAATGGCCTTACCCACCTTCAATACCAGCCTGTTTGGCGCCTATGACCCCCTATCAGAAACATTAAACGAACTGATCGATTATCAGCTGAATGCAGCCGCTACCCTCCGGGACCAGGCAGATGCCCAGTATCAGAATGATCGCAATATGCTTTTCATTGTCGGAATTCTGGCCGTTGTTATTTCCAGCTTACTGGCTTGGCGCATCTCCCTCTCCATACAGCGACCTATCCGAAAACTGGTTGATGTCGTCAGTGAAATAGGCACGAATTCAAACCTGACCCTACGTGCTCCTGTGGAAGGCAAAGACGAACTGGCAAAATTAGGCACCCAGTTCAACACCATGATGGCTCACTTCCAACAACTGATCCGCAATCTGGGTAATGCTACCGATCAGTTAGCAGCGGCCGCTGAAGAGATGAGCGCCATCAGCACCCAGGTCAGTGGCGGAGCCCGTAACCAGGAGCAACAAACCACCATGATTGCGACAGCCATCAATGAAATGACGGCCGCTATTGCTGAAGTCGCCACCAATGCACAGAATGCATCTACCTCAGCCGAACAGGCTAATGAGCTATCTACTGCAGGTATGGAGCGCTCAAGCCAGACGCGCACAGCCATTGAGTCGCTAGCCAGCAGCATTGAAAGCTCCGCTGAGCGCATTGGCAATTTGAATGAACAGGCTGACAAAATAACCGAAGTACTGGATGTCATCGAATCCATTGCCGAACAAACCAACTTACTGGCCCTTAATGCGGCGATAGAGGCAGCTCGAGCTGGCGATGCGGGCCGTGGTTTTGCCGTAGTCGCCGACGAAGTACGCAACCTGGCAGGCAACACCCAGCAATCTACTGAACGCATCCAGAAAAGCATCAGCGATCTGCAAAGCGTTGCCAAGGAGTCCGTCAAAGAGATGCAGAAATCCACCCAAGCTGCTCGTGATGGCGTGGATAATGCACGTGCCAATGGCGAAACCTTCGAGGCCATGAGCGCCGCCGTCAGCACCATTCTTGACATGAACGTACAGATATCCTCAGCGACGGAAGAACAAACCGCCGTAGCCAATGATATCAATCAGAATGTCCACAACGTAGCGCAGATTGTCAGCGAAGTGGTTAGTGGCGCCGATCAGACCGCCGAAGCCAGCCAGCAGCTGGCCGAACTTGCCCAGCGTCTGAAAGCCGAAGTCGAGCAGTTCAAAGTATAA
- a CDS encoding 2-hydroxychromene-2-carboxylate isomerase, with the protein MTDLEKKSGAVEVPLEFWFDLSSNYSYLSLMRVEDLARGRGIDIQWRPFLLGPVFASLGWNNSPFVVQKAKGAYVKRDMERQCAKYSLPWSWPSEFPRRTLLPMRVAVYGQDQPWLADFCKRIMLLNFAEDQEIDSPEVVGDVLCSMGLPASDIIDASQNEAFKQALRIQTQQAQEKGIFGAPMFVVHRELFWGNDRLEDAINYCAEVKSQ; encoded by the coding sequence ATGACTGATCTCGAGAAAAAATCCGGCGCGGTCGAAGTGCCTTTGGAATTTTGGTTCGATCTAAGCAGCAATTACAGCTACCTCTCGTTGATGCGTGTGGAAGATCTAGCCCGGGGGCGCGGAATAGACATCCAGTGGCGTCCGTTCCTGTTGGGTCCTGTTTTTGCCTCCCTGGGTTGGAATAACTCACCTTTTGTCGTTCAGAAAGCGAAAGGGGCTTACGTCAAACGGGACATGGAGCGTCAATGTGCCAAGTATTCCCTGCCATGGTCATGGCCATCAGAGTTTCCACGCCGGACCCTTTTACCTATGCGCGTGGCGGTATACGGTCAGGATCAGCCTTGGCTGGCTGACTTTTGCAAACGCATAATGCTTTTGAACTTCGCAGAAGATCAAGAAATAGACTCACCTGAGGTTGTTGGCGATGTATTATGCAGTATGGGCCTCCCGGCTTCGGACATCATCGACGCCTCGCAAAATGAGGCGTTCAAGCAGGCTCTCAGAATTCAGACGCAACAGGCGCAGGAAAAGGGCATATTTGGTGCGCCCATGTTTGTGGTCCATCGGGAACTGTTCTGGGGTAATGACCGACTGGAAGATGCGATCAATTACTGTGCGGAGGTGAAGTCACAATGA
- a CDS encoding CmcJ/NvfI family oxidoreductase: MNTTLFKPINHQRTLGSTQNSGPITGKLNYLVPDTETPTHYTFTPPEGIPWENVEYEAREVEIRDARLASTQLDVQGFELWEAPSEVRNFDNVTEVRSGYYPEIERLVKLATGANRAIVFDHLVRQRRTESEPLDFGRREEGVSVVPANGRIHNDYTEASGSRRLEMVIDELQARQSIYRFSIVNVWRSIGDPVIDTPLAVCDSQSISTLDLVQARVIYPKREGEIYVLKHSSRHRWYYFPDMSHTEALIFKQYDSELTGVSRFTPHAAFQNPLGVAHQKPRKSIEVRCLVVHDMELPQ; this comes from the coding sequence ATGAACACAACCCTGTTTAAACCAATTAACCATCAGCGCACCTTAGGTTCAACCCAGAATTCTGGCCCAATTACTGGAAAACTGAACTACCTCGTACCTGACACTGAAACGCCCACTCACTACACATTTACGCCACCGGAAGGTATACCTTGGGAGAACGTTGAATATGAGGCACGGGAAGTCGAAATTCGCGACGCAAGATTGGCATCCACTCAGCTGGACGTCCAAGGGTTTGAGCTGTGGGAAGCGCCAAGCGAGGTCAGAAATTTCGATAACGTGACAGAAGTACGCAGCGGTTATTACCCAGAAATCGAGCGGCTTGTGAAGCTGGCTACTGGTGCGAATAGAGCGATCGTTTTTGACCACCTGGTGCGTCAACGTCGCACAGAAAGTGAACCTCTGGACTTTGGACGACGAGAGGAAGGTGTCTCGGTTGTGCCGGCCAACGGTCGGATTCACAATGACTACACTGAAGCGTCGGGATCTCGCAGACTAGAAATGGTGATCGATGAGCTTCAAGCCCGACAATCGATCTACCGATTCAGTATTGTTAATGTTTGGCGATCAATCGGAGATCCAGTCATTGATACGCCGTTGGCGGTGTGTGATAGCCAGAGCATCTCCACGCTCGACCTGGTTCAAGCAAGAGTGATCTATCCAAAGCGCGAGGGAGAGATTTACGTACTAAAGCACTCTTCACGGCACCGTTGGTATTATTTTCCGGATATGTCCCACACTGAAGCGTTGATCTTCAAGCAATACGATTCAGAATTGACGGGTGTATCTCGGTTCACTCCGCACGCGGCATTCCAGAACCCGTTAGGCGTTGCGCATCAAAAACCAAGAAAGAGTATTGAGGTACGGTGCCTGGTTGTTCATGACATGGAGTTGCCACAATGA
- a CDS encoding LysR substrate-binding domain-containing protein, with product MSLQKMRYLDLLRGFVTVCRTQNISKAADELCLTQSAVSKQIIALERQLGFSLFVRGHRSVTLTDDGVKLFRVVDEALEQILSAVNQLQEEGRSRPVTLTATVGIAGLWLLPRLARLHATHPDLDVKVAADNRLMQDLCREQVDLAIRYCSDHAAPEGAVKLFSETVVPVAHPALGISQLSEPKQLSDYSLLEYDDPKTPWLQWSSWLEHRGWPKANSLRILRFNQYDQVIQAALAGQGLALGRVGLINDLIQNSQLLRVSDVCLTKRNHAYWLLMATPEPREELQAVAQWIRTEAQRIGLLDT from the coding sequence ATGTCATTGCAGAAGATGCGATACCTGGATTTGTTGAGAGGATTTGTTACTGTCTGCCGTACTCAGAATATCAGTAAGGCAGCAGATGAGCTTTGCCTTACACAATCCGCGGTAAGCAAACAGATCATTGCTCTCGAGCGTCAGCTTGGGTTTTCTCTTTTTGTGAGGGGACATCGATCGGTAACTTTGACGGATGACGGCGTCAAGCTATTCAGGGTTGTTGACGAAGCTTTAGAACAGATCCTTTCTGCGGTTAATCAATTGCAAGAAGAAGGCAGGAGTCGACCGGTAACCCTGACCGCTACGGTCGGAATAGCTGGCCTGTGGTTACTGCCCCGGCTAGCCCGGCTCCATGCCACACACCCTGATCTCGATGTGAAGGTGGCAGCAGACAATCGCCTCATGCAGGATCTTTGCCGGGAACAAGTGGATCTGGCAATCCGGTATTGTTCTGACCATGCGGCCCCTGAGGGGGCCGTGAAGTTGTTTAGCGAAACTGTCGTGCCGGTGGCACATCCGGCTCTCGGCATTTCGCAGCTTTCAGAACCAAAACAGTTGAGCGACTACTCCCTTCTGGAGTATGACGACCCCAAGACACCGTGGCTGCAGTGGTCCAGTTGGTTGGAGCATCGAGGGTGGCCTAAAGCCAACTCACTGCGCATACTCCGGTTCAATCAGTACGACCAGGTTATTCAGGCAGCATTGGCTGGTCAGGGGCTGGCGCTGGGGCGAGTGGGACTCATAAACGATCTGATTCAAAACAGCCAACTGCTTCGAGTCAGTGACGTTTGCTTGACCAAGCGTAATCATGCTTACTGGCTTCTAATGGCAACACCAGAACCCCGGGAGGAGCTGCAAGCGGTTGCCCAATGGATCAGGACAGAAGCGCAACGTATCGGGTTGCTAGATACTTGA
- a CDS encoding LysR family transcriptional regulator encodes MELRQLKYFLKVVKCGSLGKAALELEVGTSALSQQISKLENELSTRLLNRTSTGALPTNAGIAFMHHAQLALRQAEQAKIAAQKERTSGYVSIGLPPTTATVLALPLIQAMNEHYPHIQLHIVETLSGHLTNMLNARQLDLALVFHADNAHRWSTKALLDEELFLISAPSTKESNPHLQSLEIKDLSEIKLIMPSGLHGLRTNLMAAFERFNIQPNIVMEIDGLTLLMDAVKEGYGATIQPGAAASRLGKSGLLIRRINDKLIVRRNYLVSLPDDDLSPSALATRLVMTNVAKHLVQNNTWPGARWIE; translated from the coding sequence GTGGAACTCAGACAGCTAAAATATTTTCTTAAAGTAGTTAAGTGCGGCAGTTTGGGTAAAGCTGCCTTGGAACTGGAGGTAGGTACTTCAGCACTTAGCCAGCAAATATCAAAACTAGAAAATGAACTATCAACCCGCTTGTTGAATCGTACATCTACAGGTGCACTCCCAACCAATGCTGGCATTGCATTTATGCACCATGCACAGCTTGCCCTTCGTCAAGCAGAGCAAGCGAAAATCGCAGCTCAAAAAGAACGCACCAGTGGTTATGTCAGTATTGGTCTTCCTCCCACTACCGCGACTGTACTCGCACTCCCTCTTATTCAGGCGATGAATGAGCATTACCCGCACATTCAACTTCATATTGTGGAAACTCTGTCCGGTCATCTTACAAACATGCTGAATGCTCGTCAGTTGGATTTAGCGCTTGTATTCCACGCAGATAACGCACACCGCTGGAGTACCAAGGCGCTTTTAGACGAGGAACTCTTCCTGATTTCAGCACCTTCGACAAAAGAGAGTAACCCCCATCTACAGTCACTGGAAATTAAAGATTTATCCGAAATAAAGTTGATTATGCCGAGCGGCCTACATGGATTGCGCACTAACTTGATGGCTGCATTCGAACGCTTCAACATCCAGCCAAATATTGTTATGGAAATTGATGGGTTAACATTGTTGATGGATGCCGTAAAAGAGGGCTATGGAGCAACCATTCAGCCTGGCGCTGCGGCTTCTCGCTTAGGAAAGAGTGGTTTATTAATTCGTCGCATTAATGACAAACTGATCGTTCGCCGTAACTATTTGGTCAGTCTACCCGATGATGATCTGTCCCCTAGCGCTCTTGCAACCCGTCTTGTCATGACTAACGTAGCCAAACACCTGGTGCAGAACAACACATGGCCAGGCGCTCGATGGATTGAATAA
- the tcuA gene encoding FAD-dependent tricarballylate dehydrogenase TcuA, with amino-acid sequence MIDVLVIGGGNAALCAALMAREAGASVMLIEASPREWRGGNSQHTRNLRCMHEAPQDVLVEAYPEEEFWQDLLKVTGGNTNENLARLVIRESSTCRSWMRHHGVHFQPPLSGALHVARTNAFFMGGGKALVNAYYRSAEKLGVVIRYNSPVEDIEVQDGRFVAAVIPERQINGQLYPAERIEAKSCVLAAGGFESNREWLREAWGNNERGEYPSDNFLIRGTRFNKGTLLKCMINLGADCIGDPTQAHMVAIDARSPLYDGGICTRIDCVSLGVVVNKDGKRFYDEGEDFWPKRYAIWGRLIAQQPRQIGYSIIDSKAIGHFMPPVFPGNKANSLEELADQLDLPRETFLRTLDNFNQGCCAGRFDHTLLDDCVTEGVTPAKTHWARPIDTPPFYGYALRPGVTFTYLSLKTDATAAIRFSNQPSENLFVAGEMMAGNVLGQGYTAGVGMSIGTAFGRIAGHNAALASMGKQPKSAA; translated from the coding sequence ATGATTGATGTTCTAGTAATTGGTGGTGGCAATGCTGCCTTGTGTGCCGCATTGATGGCACGTGAGGCAGGCGCAAGCGTCATGCTTATCGAGGCCTCGCCTCGCGAATGGCGTGGTGGTAATTCACAGCACACTCGTAACCTGAGATGTATGCATGAAGCACCACAAGATGTATTGGTAGAAGCCTATCCCGAAGAAGAGTTTTGGCAGGACCTACTGAAAGTCACTGGGGGTAATACCAATGAGAACCTCGCACGGTTAGTGATTCGCGAGTCATCTACTTGCCGTAGCTGGATGCGTCATCATGGGGTGCATTTTCAGCCCCCCCTCTCCGGTGCTCTCCATGTTGCTCGCACCAATGCTTTTTTTATGGGTGGTGGCAAGGCCCTTGTCAACGCTTACTATCGTAGTGCAGAGAAGCTGGGGGTAGTAATTCGCTACAACTCCCCAGTTGAGGATATCGAAGTTCAGGATGGTCGATTTGTGGCAGCCGTCATACCAGAGCGGCAAATCAACGGACAGTTATACCCTGCTGAACGTATTGAAGCTAAAAGCTGCGTATTGGCAGCCGGTGGATTTGAGTCCAACCGTGAATGGTTACGTGAAGCCTGGGGTAATAATGAACGAGGCGAGTATCCATCAGATAATTTTCTAATCCGTGGCACACGCTTTAACAAGGGCACACTACTGAAGTGCATGATCAACCTGGGGGCCGATTGTATAGGTGACCCCACTCAGGCACACATGGTAGCCATAGATGCACGCTCCCCTCTCTATGATGGTGGCATCTGTACTCGTATCGACTGCGTATCTCTTGGTGTTGTAGTTAACAAAGACGGCAAGCGCTTCTATGATGAAGGAGAAGACTTCTGGCCTAAACGTTATGCAATTTGGGGACGTCTGATTGCACAACAACCCCGCCAGATTGGTTACTCGATTATTGATAGCAAAGCGATCGGACACTTCATGCCCCCGGTTTTTCCAGGCAATAAGGCAAACTCTCTTGAAGAACTGGCAGATCAACTTGACCTACCCCGAGAAACTTTTCTTCGCACCTTAGACAATTTCAATCAAGGATGCTGTGCGGGCCGTTTCGACCACACGCTACTGGACGACTGTGTTACTGAAGGGGTTACGCCAGCCAAAACTCATTGGGCACGCCCTATTGATACACCTCCATTCTACGGCTATGCACTCCGGCCCGGTGTCACCTTCACATATTTAAGCCTTAAAACTGATGCAACAGCAGCCATACGATTTTCCAATCAACCTAGCGAAAACCTGTTTGTCGCAGGTGAAATGATGGCTGGCAATGTGCTCGGCCAAGGCTATACCGCTGGTGTCGGCATGTCGATTGGTACGGCTTTCGGCCGAATCGCTGGCCACAACGCTGCTTTAGCCAGCATGGGTAAGCAACCAAAATCAGCCGCCTGA
- the tcuB gene encoding tricarballylate utilization 4Fe-4S protein TcuB: MNANNNLIPLLNAEEEEVNRQLQICNACRYCEGFCAVFPAMTQRLEFSKSDIHYLANLCHNCGACLHACQYALPHQFDVNIPKSMAKVRLQTYTEYAWPRKLGALYQRNGLTLTLSTALALGLFLILTLIVQGTLFSVIEGGDFYQIFPHNTLVSMFGSVFAFSTVALVIGVVYFWRQITPGENRTQKNTPALIQAGKSALTLKYLDGGHGQGCNNQDDAYTQSRRIFHHFTFYGFMLCFAATSVATLYHYVMGWGAPYPILSLPVMLGIIGGVGLLIGPAGLLYLNYKRHPEHGDSDQRPMDRAFTALLFMISLTGLLLLGLRETALMPLMLALHLGFVMAFFLTMPFSKFAHGFYRGAALFKSYLESKKEKSTQ, encoded by the coding sequence ATGAACGCAAACAATAATCTGATACCTCTTCTCAACGCAGAAGAAGAGGAAGTCAACCGGCAGCTACAAATCTGCAACGCTTGTCGTTATTGCGAGGGGTTTTGCGCCGTTTTTCCAGCCATGACCCAAAGGCTGGAGTTTAGCAAGTCAGATATTCATTATTTAGCTAACCTATGCCATAACTGCGGTGCCTGTCTGCATGCCTGTCAATACGCACTACCCCATCAGTTTGACGTCAATATCCCCAAGTCCATGGCCAAGGTTCGCCTGCAAACCTACACTGAGTATGCTTGGCCCAGAAAATTAGGAGCCTTATACCAACGCAATGGACTTACACTAACGCTATCTACTGCTTTGGCGTTAGGGCTGTTCTTGATTCTAACTCTTATAGTTCAGGGCACACTATTTAGCGTAATTGAAGGGGGGGATTTTTATCAAATATTTCCTCATAACACGCTAGTCTCTATGTTCGGGTCCGTGTTTGCTTTCTCGACTGTTGCGCTGGTGATAGGTGTTGTTTATTTCTGGCGCCAAATCACGCCGGGGGAAAATAGAACTCAAAAGAACACACCAGCGCTTATTCAAGCCGGGAAATCGGCACTGACACTAAAATACCTTGATGGTGGACACGGCCAAGGCTGCAATAACCAAGATGATGCCTATACGCAGTCACGTCGTATTTTTCATCATTTTACCTTCTACGGTTTTATGCTGTGCTTTGCCGCTACCTCAGTGGCTACCCTATACCACTATGTCATGGGCTGGGGAGCACCCTATCCTATTCTCAGTTTACCTGTCATGTTAGGTATTATCGGTGGCGTGGGCCTTTTGATTGGACCTGCTGGACTACTATACCTCAACTATAAACGTCATCCTGAACATGGTGATAGTGACCAACGTCCTATGGACCGTGCCTTTACTGCACTTCTATTCATGATCAGCCTTACTGGCTTACTTCTACTGGGATTAAGAGAGACTGCATTGATGCCGCTCATGCTGGCACTGCACTTAGGCTTCGTAATGGCTTTCTTTCTGACTATGCCTTTTAGCAAATTTGCGCACGGGTTCTACCGTGGTGCAGCACTATTCAAGTCATACCTTGAATCAAAAAAAGAAAAATCAACCCAATAG
- a CDS encoding Bug family tripartite tricarboxylate transporter substrate binding protein: protein MKIKTKLAFASLILGVISAPALSADPIIDGKVDCIAPAGPGGGWDFTCRSIGRLLSNYTDGQITVQTLNMPGAGGGVGFAHIISKRSDDAKVLAAASTATTARLAQNQFPGMDADMVRWVGAIGTDPGIIAVNQNSDITSLADLINKLKQDPGSVTFAGASAIGGWDHLKILMTAHAAGVPNLNQIKYLSYNNGGAAVTQVVGGHIDVLVGVASSSKGFIESGDLKPLAVLGQDHLSAPLDNIPTSFELGVDVEASNWRGFYMPKDVSEEEYQWWVNTLRTASQTDAWKETMVQNGLEPFGLFGQEFDQFVSHQIDSLNFISKEIGMIQ, encoded by the coding sequence ATGAAAATTAAAACAAAACTTGCTTTTGCCTCACTTATATTGGGAGTTATCTCAGCTCCAGCTCTATCAGCAGACCCCATCATTGACGGTAAGGTCGACTGTATAGCTCCAGCAGGACCTGGTGGTGGCTGGGATTTTACTTGCCGGAGTATAGGCCGGCTACTCAGTAATTACACTGATGGACAGATCACGGTTCAGACCCTCAACATGCCGGGCGCGGGAGGCGGCGTCGGTTTCGCGCACATCATCTCCAAACGCAGTGATGATGCCAAGGTGCTAGCTGCAGCCAGTACTGCCACTACCGCTCGCCTGGCGCAGAACCAGTTCCCCGGTATGGATGCTGACATGGTACGTTGGGTAGGCGCGATAGGTACTGACCCAGGTATCATCGCAGTCAACCAGAACTCCGATATTACTTCTCTTGCCGATTTGATTAACAAACTCAAACAAGACCCAGGTTCCGTTACTTTTGCAGGAGCAAGTGCCATTGGGGGATGGGATCACCTAAAAATTCTTATGACCGCGCATGCGGCTGGGGTTCCCAATCTGAATCAAATAAAATACCTCTCCTACAACAACGGAGGCGCTGCCGTAACTCAAGTAGTAGGTGGTCATATTGATGTTCTTGTTGGTGTTGCGTCTTCATCCAAGGGGTTTATCGAATCTGGAGATCTCAAGCCTCTTGCTGTCCTCGGCCAGGATCATCTAAGCGCACCTTTGGACAATATTCCAACATCTTTCGAGCTGGGTGTAGATGTAGAAGCCAGCAACTGGCGTGGTTTCTATATGCCTAAAGATGTTTCCGAAGAAGAATATCAGTGGTGGGTTAATACCCTCAGGACTGCAAGTCAAACCGACGCCTGGAAGGAAACCATGGTACAAAACGGTTTAGAGCCCTTTGGTTTATTTGGTCAAGAGTTTGATCAGTTTGTTAGCCATCAGATCGATTCTCTGAATTTCATTTCTAAAGAAATTGGAATGATCCAATGA
- a CDS encoding tripartite tricarboxylate transporter TctB family protein, translating into MIKLDRILGLILFTLAIAYGWGAFHFPVAFAGPESVGPSTFPKILSVIVATCSLYMMVKPDDLQEGFEWRALPELAITLTVLVLYVFLMEPIGFIVATALMVSILCWRMGVKPLPAMLTGVVASSFVFLLFHFGLALPLPIGPWEV; encoded by the coding sequence ATGATTAAACTGGACCGCATTCTGGGTCTGATATTGTTTACCCTGGCTATTGCTTATGGCTGGGGTGCCTTTCACTTTCCGGTCGCATTTGCTGGGCCGGAAAGTGTCGGACCTTCAACTTTTCCAAAAATACTCTCAGTGATTGTCGCCACCTGTAGTCTCTACATGATGGTCAAACCTGACGATCTGCAAGAAGGCTTCGAGTGGCGGGCTCTACCAGAACTAGCGATAACCCTGACGGTCTTGGTGCTATATGTTTTCTTGATGGAGCCTATAGGCTTTATCGTCGCCACAGCACTAATGGTTTCGATACTTTGCTGGCGTATGGGAGTTAAACCTCTGCCTGCCATGCTGACAGGTGTAGTTGCTAGTTCATTTGTATTTTTGTTGTTCCATTTTGGGCTGGCGTTACCATTGCCCATCGGACCTTGGGAGGTTTAA